In the Salinirubrum litoreum genome, one interval contains:
- the pdhA gene encoding pyruvate dehydrogenase (acetyl-transferring) E1 component subunit alpha, producing MSTLERDPLEQVQVLDEDGNVVGEEPDLSEEKLVEMYRQMRLARHFDKRAVSLQRQGRMGTYPPLSGQEGAQIGSAHALDDEDWLFPSYREHGAAVVRGLPLKQTLLYWMGHEDGNKVAEDVNVFPVAVPIATQILHATGAAWASRLKGDEKAFLTYFGDGATSEGDFHEGLNFAGVFDAPAVFFCNNNQWAISVPRERQTASETLAQKAVAYGFEGVQVDGMDPLAVYKVTREAVEKAKNPDEGELRPTLIEAVQYRFGAHTTADDPTVYRDDDEVERWKQKDPIPRLESYLRDREILDDERVEEIQASVEAEVADAIEAAESVPRPEPEEMFEHTFAELPPHLREQYEEFAALRERHGDSAFLED from the coding sequence GTGAGTACGCTAGAGCGTGACCCTCTGGAGCAGGTACAGGTGCTCGACGAGGACGGCAACGTCGTCGGCGAGGAACCGGACCTCTCCGAGGAGAAACTGGTCGAGATGTACCGACAGATGCGGTTGGCCCGCCACTTCGACAAGCGGGCCGTCAGCCTCCAGCGACAGGGGCGGATGGGCACCTACCCGCCGCTGTCCGGACAGGAGGGTGCCCAGATCGGGAGCGCCCACGCGCTGGACGACGAGGACTGGCTGTTCCCGAGTTACCGCGAACACGGTGCCGCCGTGGTTCGCGGCCTCCCCCTGAAACAGACCCTCCTCTACTGGATGGGCCACGAGGACGGCAACAAGGTCGCCGAGGACGTGAACGTCTTCCCGGTCGCCGTGCCCATCGCAACCCAGATTCTCCACGCGACGGGCGCGGCGTGGGCCTCCCGACTGAAGGGCGACGAGAAGGCCTTCCTGACCTACTTCGGCGACGGTGCCACCTCGGAGGGCGACTTCCACGAGGGACTCAACTTCGCCGGCGTCTTCGACGCGCCGGCCGTCTTCTTCTGTAACAACAACCAGTGGGCCATCTCGGTCCCCCGCGAGCGACAGACCGCGAGCGAGACCCTCGCACAGAAGGCGGTCGCCTACGGCTTCGAGGGCGTGCAAGTCGACGGGATGGACCCGCTCGCCGTCTACAAAGTGACCCGCGAGGCCGTCGAGAAGGCGAAGAACCCCGACGAGGGCGAGTTGCGACCGACGCTGATCGAGGCGGTGCAGTACCGCTTCGGCGCGCACACGACCGCCGACGACCCGACCGTCTACCGGGACGACGACGAGGTCGAACGCTGGAAGCAGAAGGACCCGATCCCCCGACTGGAGTCGTACCTGCGGGACCGCGAGATCCTCGACGACGAGCGTGTCGAGGAGATCCAGGCGTCGGTCGAGGCGGAGGTCGCCGACGCCATCGAGGCGGCCGAGTCGGTGCCGCGACCGGAACCCGAAGAGATGTTCGAACACACCTTCGCGGAGCTCCCCCCGCACCTGCGCGAACAGTACGAGGAGTTCGCGGCGCTCCGCGAGCGACACGGCGACAGCGCCTTTCTGGAGGACTGA